The Daucus carota subsp. sativus chromosome 2, DH1 v3.0, whole genome shotgun sequence genome includes a window with the following:
- the LOC108206153 gene encoding uncharacterized protein LOC108206153 gives MSTAIFFSLTIPPGQDHLHHHSFSSRKTSTCSHKSLTFRCSSAPSSPPSSSVDETVSKSESGPVFPLSGCKACGKEEMESGCNGEGRVQGGIATVPGFGWWPIKAYRPCPGFVASGGRYMRQGQSMDEVAGLGRVERAVEKVVVEKAASVGENFDEAPPSKKKKRSKKVRK, from the exons ATGTCCACTGCTATCTTTTTCTCACTAACAATCCCTCCTGGACAAGACCACCTTCATCATCATTCTTTTAGCAGCAGGAAAACTTCTACATGCTCCCATAAATCTCTCACCTTTAGATGTTCTTCTGCGCCTTCATCACCACCTTCTTCTTCAGTTGATGAGACTGTCTCTAAATCTGAATCAGGCCCAGTATTCCCActcag TGGTTGTAAAGCATGCGGGAAAGAGGAAATGGAGAGTGGATGTAATGGCGAAGGTAGGGTTCAAGGCGGGATTGCAACTGTTCCAGGCTTTGGATGGTGGCCTATAAAAGCTTATAGACCTTGTCCGGGGTTTGTGGCTTCTGGTGGGAGGTATATGCGACAAGGGCAGAGCATGGATGAGGTTGCTGGATTAGGAAGGGTGGAGAGAGCAGTGGAAAAGGTAGTAGTGGAGAAAGCAGCTTCTGTTGGAGAAAATTTTGATGAAGCTCCACCTAG caagaaaaagaagaggtCGAAAAAAGTCAGGAAGTAG